One stretch of Schlesneria sp. DSM 10557 DNA includes these proteins:
- a CDS encoding GntR family transcriptional regulator, with translation MAGLVFSLREQIVDQLRNDLLCGRFAEGERLSENKLVERFGVSRTPIREALQQLTQEGLLEGRPNLGVKVASRPPDAIRELVVPIRRSVEIFALRSFFHEINEADYVIWNEILQKLRAACLSSDFISIGEQDIAFHRSIVRRAKQRDVEAIWMTLISRVRSHFWQTQRKRYSDPIEVYEEHEQIISVFRTGDLEASVKALEVNID, from the coding sequence ATGGCTGGCCTGGTTTTTAGCCTGCGCGAACAAATCGTTGACCAACTGCGAAACGACCTGCTCTGCGGTCGTTTCGCGGAAGGGGAACGTTTGAGCGAAAATAAACTGGTTGAACGATTTGGCGTCAGTCGAACTCCCATTCGTGAGGCCCTTCAGCAGTTGACTCAGGAAGGACTGCTGGAGGGGCGACCGAATCTGGGTGTCAAAGTTGCCTCACGCCCCCCGGATGCCATCCGGGAACTGGTCGTGCCGATTCGTCGCAGTGTCGAAATTTTTGCGCTGCGATCGTTCTTTCATGAGATCAATGAAGCCGACTACGTGATCTGGAACGAGATTCTCCAGAAGCTGAGAGCGGCCTGTCTGTCGAGCGACTTCATTTCAATTGGTGAGCAGGATATTGCCTTCCACCGTTCCATCGTCCGTCGGGCGAAGCAGCGAGATGTGGAAGCGATCTGGATGACGCTGATTTCCCGCGTCCGCTCGCACTTCTGGCAGACACAACGAAAGCGGTATTCGGATCCGATCGAAGTCTACGAGGAACACGAACAGATTATCTCCGTTTTTCGAACAGGAGATCTCGAGGCCTCAGTCAAGGCCCTCGAAGTGAACATCGATTGA
- a CDS encoding SMP-30/gluconolactonase/LRE family protein — translation MNLHGLPMPPGVLSGPTVATSIAFTEGPACDSTGNLYFTDIVNNRILVLEKGSKYYRVFREPSGRANGLLFDVEGRLLACEGNEFCPNDGNRRITRTDLRTGAVEVLTDRFEGKRYNAPNDIAACSNGQLFFTDPCYYDRSTMELDHDSIYRIDRDGTVTRVLTQPEIQRPNGIALSPDERTLYVVDSCTVAGGHRRIWAFDLSSDGTLSQQRLVFDFAPGRGGDGMCIDSQGTLYIAAGISRARSAIETDRVPTGIYVVRPDGTLLGCIPIDEDIVTNCTWGGPDLKTLYVTAGKTVYQIQVEVPGWVVHRSSSSRG, via the coding sequence ATGAATTTGCATGGACTCCCAATGCCGCCCGGAGTGCTCTCCGGACCTACTGTTGCCACCAGCATCGCCTTCACGGAAGGACCTGCTTGCGACTCGACGGGCAATCTTTATTTTACGGACATCGTCAACAACCGGATTCTGGTTCTCGAAAAAGGTTCAAAGTATTACCGGGTGTTCCGCGAGCCGAGCGGCCGGGCCAATGGTTTGCTGTTTGACGTTGAAGGGCGTCTGCTGGCCTGCGAAGGGAACGAGTTCTGTCCCAACGACGGGAATCGTCGCATCACCCGGACCGATCTGAGGACGGGGGCTGTCGAGGTCCTGACCGACCGATTTGAAGGGAAACGCTACAACGCGCCGAATGATATCGCGGCCTGTTCCAACGGCCAGTTGTTCTTCACGGATCCCTGCTATTACGACCGAAGTACGATGGAGCTGGATCATGATTCCATCTATCGGATTGATCGCGACGGGACCGTCACACGAGTACTGACTCAGCCCGAGATTCAGCGACCCAACGGAATTGCGCTCAGTCCCGACGAACGGACACTGTATGTCGTCGACAGTTGCACGGTCGCAGGGGGGCACCGACGCATCTGGGCTTTCGATCTCTCAAGTGACGGAACACTCTCGCAGCAGCGTCTCGTCTTCGATTTTGCTCCGGGACGGGGAGGCGATGGTATGTGTATCGACTCGCAGGGAACCCTCTACATCGCCGCAGGGATTTCCCGTGCTCGTAGCGCGATCGAAACGGACCGGGTTCCCACTGGCATCTACGTGGTTCGCCCGGACGGAACTCTGCTGGGGTGTATTCCGATCGACGAAGACATCGTCACGAACTGCACGTGGGGCGGTCCCGATCTGAAGACGCTCTACGTCACCGCAGGCAAGACCGTCTATCAGATCCAGGTCGAAGTCCCCGGCTGGGTCGTCCATCGCAGTTCGTCGTCCCGCGGTTGA
- a CDS encoding mandelate racemase/muconate lactonizing enzyme family protein yields MKITEVICQLLRVPSVEAKTASSQDAVLVRIKTDSGLEGIGEADSQPEVVKAIIDAPFSHNIACGLRQLLIGENPLETERLWQKMHRRTLYFGRSSVTITAMAAVDMALWDLKGKLYNQPIHRLLGGKQHDRIKAYASILFGRDGAETKAIAQRWRAAGYNAIKFGWEPMGQSEALDIELVRSARDGIGDGTLLIDAGCVWDARTALQRANAFEQYGIGWLEEPLRPEDVEGYRWLRDRSPVPIAGGEEECGREAWRPLIEARALDIYQVDLARNGFTDADYVKQRVQEIGARLCNHCYTSPVTVAASLHWLSTCRDAFVFEDCVEDSPLRHELTHERVQATDGWISPPDGPGLGVTLNEDFVAKYLIAESGRK; encoded by the coding sequence ATGAAAATTACGGAAGTCATCTGCCAGTTGTTGCGCGTCCCCAGCGTTGAAGCGAAAACCGCCAGTAGCCAGGACGCTGTGCTTGTCCGCATTAAAACCGACTCGGGTCTGGAAGGGATTGGTGAAGCGGATTCTCAGCCTGAAGTCGTCAAGGCGATTATCGACGCCCCTTTCAGTCACAACATCGCCTGCGGTCTGCGTCAGCTGCTGATCGGCGAAAACCCGCTCGAGACCGAGCGTCTCTGGCAGAAGATGCATCGCCGCACGCTCTATTTCGGTCGTTCTTCGGTGACTATCACGGCCATGGCCGCTGTCGACATGGCGTTGTGGGACCTCAAAGGGAAACTCTACAACCAGCCCATCCATCGCCTGCTGGGTGGCAAGCAGCATGACCGGATCAAGGCATATGCCTCGATTCTGTTCGGACGTGATGGAGCCGAGACCAAGGCGATCGCACAGCGATGGCGTGCAGCGGGATACAATGCAATCAAGTTCGGCTGGGAGCCAATGGGGCAAAGTGAAGCTCTCGACATCGAATTGGTCCGTTCGGCCCGGGACGGAATTGGCGACGGAACGTTGTTGATTGATGCCGGCTGTGTGTGGGACGCCCGCACCGCACTCCAGCGCGCCAATGCGTTTGAGCAGTACGGGATCGGCTGGCTGGAAGAGCCGCTGCGACCTGAAGACGTGGAAGGTTACCGCTGGTTGCGTGACCGCTCACCAGTTCCAATTGCCGGGGGTGAAGAGGAATGCGGTCGTGAGGCCTGGCGTCCCTTGATCGAAGCTCGAGCTCTCGACATCTATCAAGTCGACCTGGCACGCAACGGATTTACTGACGCCGACTACGTTAAGCAGCGTGTCCAGGAAATCGGTGCACGGCTTTGCAATCACTGCTACACCAGCCCTGTGACCGTTGCAGCAAGTCTGCATTGGCTCAGCACCTGCCGAGACGCATTTGTCTTCGAGGACTGTGTGGAAGACTCGCCACTGCGTCACGAATTGACTCATGAGCGAGTTCAGGCCACTGATGGCTGGATTTCCCCACCGGATGGGCCGGGCCTTGGAGTCACCCTGAATGAAGATTTCGTGGCGAAGTATCTGATCGCCGAATCAGGACGAAAGTAA
- a CDS encoding prenyltransferase/squalene oxidase repeat-containing protein, with translation MSLRANETTASPAKKRKLAFTALPRSLSQSKPRTKEVSASVIVSLALHALVLFVLSWIYFDLPRPMLLDSILTLVVADEKPSVEAPQLDLPTDEADLAPAEMGELLSDLDLSEDLTQEPVESVQSFSTDLDGVDRPKVVQNPQIVVPPIQRPAAKRVTSKKRNPGRTGNGGQAADPGEHVNHFVGRSPKSRAALVKRMGGTDASEAAVARGLVWLKNHQRFDGSWNFNHAHYPACDCSMPGYMDNNPNAATAMALMAFLGAGQTHEEGEYQTEVLKGLDFLMQNGMEVESGICFYGNLAGPPTYYTHGLATIALSEALAMTGDARLRPVVTGAVEFLVATQELGGGWRYYPGQPGDTSVVGWQLMALKSAQYSRIPIPQRVFSGIDQFLVGVSSMRGSQYAYTPQRRDAPTPSMTAVGLLSRMYLEWKDNGRLAAGVRLLDEHGPDYNDMYYNYYATQVMHHWGGAEWDRWNLVMRERLIRTQIQEGHAMGSWDVADYHGRGGGRLYMTTLALLTLEVYYRHLPLYQKDRIEIPLLDKTQVDKTQAEPKTP, from the coding sequence ATGTCGCTGAGAGCCAACGAGACAACTGCTTCCCCTGCGAAGAAAAGGAAACTCGCTTTCACCGCGCTTCCTCGGTCATTGTCTCAATCGAAACCGAGAACAAAAGAAGTCTCGGCGTCCGTCATCGTCAGTCTCGCGCTGCATGCCCTGGTACTGTTTGTCTTGAGCTGGATTTACTTTGACCTGCCGCGGCCGATGCTCCTGGACTCGATCCTGACTCTGGTGGTCGCGGACGAGAAACCTTCCGTCGAAGCCCCGCAACTGGATCTTCCCACAGACGAAGCCGATCTCGCCCCCGCCGAAATGGGCGAACTGCTGTCAGACCTGGACTTGTCGGAAGATCTGACACAAGAACCGGTGGAGTCCGTTCAGTCCTTTTCCACAGACCTGGACGGTGTGGATCGCCCGAAAGTCGTCCAGAATCCTCAGATCGTCGTCCCCCCCATCCAGCGTCCTGCAGCAAAGCGCGTCACCTCCAAGAAACGTAATCCCGGTCGAACAGGAAACGGGGGGCAGGCGGCAGATCCTGGCGAGCATGTGAATCATTTTGTCGGACGAAGCCCTAAATCGCGTGCCGCCCTGGTGAAACGAATGGGTGGGACCGATGCCAGTGAAGCCGCGGTTGCCCGTGGACTGGTCTGGCTCAAGAACCATCAACGATTCGACGGTTCATGGAACTTCAATCACGCTCACTACCCGGCCTGTGACTGTTCCATGCCAGGCTACATGGACAACAACCCCAATGCTGCCACGGCGATGGCGCTCATGGCATTTCTCGGTGCCGGCCAGACACATGAAGAAGGTGAGTACCAGACCGAAGTTCTCAAAGGCCTGGATTTCCTCATGCAGAATGGGATGGAGGTTGAGTCGGGAATTTGCTTCTACGGAAACCTGGCTGGCCCACCAACCTACTACACACACGGCCTCGCGACGATCGCCCTGAGCGAGGCACTGGCAATGACCGGGGACGCCCGACTCAGACCCGTCGTTACAGGCGCCGTCGAGTTCCTCGTTGCAACCCAGGAACTCGGAGGGGGGTGGCGCTATTATCCCGGTCAGCCGGGGGACACGTCTGTCGTCGGCTGGCAACTCATGGCACTGAAGAGTGCTCAGTATTCTCGTATCCCGATTCCCCAGCGAGTCTTTTCGGGGATTGATCAATTTCTTGTGGGTGTCTCGTCGATGCGCGGCTCACAGTACGCATACACACCACAGCGGCGTGACGCTCCCACTCCTTCGATGACCGCCGTAGGTCTGTTAAGCCGGATGTATCTCGAGTGGAAAGACAACGGCAGGCTCGCCGCAGGTGTTCGGCTTCTGGACGAACATGGCCCGGACTACAACGATATGTACTACAACTATTACGCGACTCAGGTGATGCATCACTGGGGCGGCGCTGAGTGGGACCGCTGGAATCTGGTCATGCGCGAACGCCTGATCCGTACCCAGATTCAGGAAGGACATGCCATGGGGAGCTGGGATGTCGCCGACTATCACGGCAGGGGGGGAGGTCGGCTCTACATGACCACACTCGCACTGCTGACGCTGGAAGTCTACTACCGGCACCTGCCGCTATATCAGAAAGATCGAATCGAGATTCCACTCCTCGACAAGACTCAGGTCGACAAGACTCAGGCAGAGCCGAAAACGCCCTGA
- a CDS encoding transglutaminase family protein, translated as MRFNVSSQLNYHVKFPSTLILNIQAQMSSAQYVVEEKLTTNPQVNYEEFYLEAGSSRFIRLQTGNAQTLEICYSATVDCSTELVPAKGAPPVSIAEMDRSAIPYLFPSRYVQSDRLSKLAWDLFGKINDPYQKVVAIDDWIHSNIEYALGSTDSQTSAYDTVVERRGVCRDFAHLGIAFCRALNIPARYFSGYAYQLNPPDFHALFECYVAGQWLLFDSTRLAPLNGLVRIGTGRDAADAALASIFGGVQGAGVKVDCQLASGETFTPLFRNQLRSQGIAQNSGDSSANG; from the coding sequence ATGCGATTTAACGTCAGCTCACAGTTGAATTATCACGTCAAGTTTCCCTCGACACTGATTCTAAATATTCAGGCGCAGATGAGCAGCGCGCAATATGTCGTCGAGGAGAAGCTCACGACGAACCCTCAGGTCAACTATGAAGAGTTTTACCTGGAGGCTGGAAGCAGCCGGTTCATCCGATTACAGACCGGAAACGCACAAACTCTCGAGATTTGCTATTCCGCAACAGTGGATTGCTCGACGGAACTGGTACCTGCAAAAGGTGCCCCCCCCGTCTCCATCGCGGAGATGGACCGAAGCGCAATCCCGTATTTGTTTCCGAGCCGTTACGTCCAGTCGGATCGACTGTCGAAACTCGCCTGGGACCTGTTCGGTAAGATTAACGACCCTTATCAAAAGGTGGTTGCGATCGATGACTGGATTCATTCGAACATTGAATATGCGTTAGGCAGCACCGATTCGCAGACATCGGCCTATGACACGGTGGTGGAACGACGGGGTGTCTGCCGCGACTTTGCCCATCTCGGTATCGCCTTCTGTCGGGCTCTGAACATCCCCGCCCGCTATTTTTCGGGGTACGCCTACCAGCTTAATCCGCCCGACTTTCATGCCCTGTTTGAATGTTATGTCGCAGGTCAGTGGCTGTTGTTTGATTCAACCCGACTGGCTCCCTTGAACGGCCTGGTGCGGATTGGCACAGGGCGAGATGCGGCAGATGCTGCTCTGGCGAGTATATTTGGCGGGGTGCAAGGGGCGGGGGTGAAGGTGGATTGTCAACTGGCGAGTGGAGAGACGTTCACACCCCTCTTTCGCAATCAGCTCCGCTCGCAGGGAATCGCCCAGAACTCGGGCGATTCCTCGGCGAACGGCTAA